The following proteins come from a genomic window of Tepidiforma thermophila:
- a CDS encoding sulfurtransferase, with amino-acid sequence MGYARPELLVEPDWLIDHLDDPGVRVIDCAVFEAYRRAHIPGAVHLPVHYYLKESGPPGTDHGTFVMPPAEFEALMGRLGVSNDTLVVPYDDNNALLAARMWWVLNYYGHTKVRVLNGGWHRWLTEGRPITFHAARPAPATFVARPNPDLIADAEYLKAHIGDPSCQILDARTDEEWNGTNDRGNRRVGRVPGAKHLEWLNFVEKGDLRRFLPAEEIDRLLAEAGFSRDRTTITYCQGGIRAAHAAFAMSLVGFDNIRVYDGSMRDWANRDDTPLTLE; translated from the coding sequence ATGGGATACGCCCGTCCCGAGCTCCTTGTTGAGCCCGACTGGCTCATCGACCACCTCGACGACCCCGGCGTGCGCGTCATCGACTGCGCCGTTTTCGAAGCCTACCGCCGCGCCCACATACCCGGAGCGGTCCACCTCCCGGTCCACTATTACCTGAAGGAGTCCGGCCCGCCGGGCACGGACCACGGCACCTTTGTCATGCCCCCGGCAGAATTCGAAGCGCTCATGGGCCGCCTCGGCGTCTCCAACGACACCCTCGTCGTGCCCTACGACGACAACAACGCCCTCCTCGCTGCGCGGATGTGGTGGGTCCTCAACTACTATGGCCATACGAAGGTGCGGGTGCTGAACGGCGGCTGGCACCGTTGGCTGACCGAAGGCCGTCCAATCACCTTCCACGCCGCCCGCCCTGCGCCTGCGACGTTCGTGGCCCGCCCCAATCCCGACCTCATCGCTGATGCTGAGTACCTGAAGGCCCACATCGGCGACCCTTCCTGCCAAATCCTCGACGCCCGGACCGACGAGGAATGGAACGGCACCAATGACCGCGGCAACCGCCGCGTCGGACGCGTCCCCGGCGCAAAGCACCTCGAGTGGCTCAACTTCGTCGAGAAAGGCGACCTCCGCCGCTTCCTCCCGGCCGAGGAGATTGACCGGCTCCTCGCCGAGGCCGGCTTCTCCCGCGACCGCACCACCATCACCTACTGCCAGGGCGGCATCCGCGCCGCCCACGCTGCCTTCGCGATGTCACTGGTCGGCTTCGACAACATCCGGGTGTACGACGGCTCGATGCGCGACTGGGCCAATCGTGACGACACGCCGCTCACGCTCGAATAG
- a CDS encoding class I SAM-dependent methyltransferase, which translates to MPVISYDAIPYEGTAVEASHPRRLAAIGRLFGLDTPPVASARILEFGSAIGENLNAIAAGLPGAACIGIDNAPRQVEFARQVAADLGLQDVRFDLRDILEVGPELGTFDYIIAHGVYSWVEAPVRDRLLTLCRELLAPNGIAFVSYNCYPGWFLRQPLRELMVFATRNLDAPPDRLVAHARAMAEIVVRTSLDLEARLPGGPLYARVLARELDFIADRPDDYVAHEHLEPTNTPVFFADFVGHAAAAGLQYLGDAWPLRMALPDLAPGIAREFASLARGHIEREQLLDFVHGRTFRESLLCSEGIQLVRPPRPDALRGLSLRLLGDFIGPGEERFDPALPKLAHPGGILALRDPDLLEAVRYLADRRPAAVPAEELAAAVDPRRFWERTAPKLLRLFFHGGLQLEVEPASPVSRPGPRPRAFAMARHQAAREGTMPVALTHAVHEVPPLPLALLPYLDGTRDHDQLARLIVEELAPAARDDAVRAAGVSFATARVALAAALQWLARHGYLEA; encoded by the coding sequence GTGCCAGTCATCAGCTACGACGCCATCCCCTACGAGGGTACCGCCGTCGAAGCCTCCCACCCCCGGCGTCTCGCCGCGATTGGCCGGCTCTTCGGCCTCGATACCCCGCCCGTCGCCTCTGCCCGCATCCTCGAGTTCGGTTCCGCCATCGGCGAAAACCTCAACGCCATCGCCGCCGGTCTCCCGGGCGCTGCCTGCATCGGCATCGATAACGCGCCCCGCCAGGTCGAGTTCGCCCGCCAGGTCGCCGCCGACCTCGGCCTCCAAGACGTGCGGTTCGACCTCCGCGACATCCTGGAGGTCGGCCCGGAGCTGGGAACGTTCGACTACATCATCGCCCACGGTGTCTACTCGTGGGTCGAAGCCCCGGTCCGCGACCGCCTCCTCACACTTTGCCGGGAACTCCTCGCGCCGAACGGCATCGCCTTCGTCAGCTACAACTGCTACCCGGGGTGGTTCCTGCGCCAGCCCCTCCGCGAGTTGATGGTTTTCGCAACCCGCAACCTCGATGCCCCGCCCGACCGTCTCGTCGCTCATGCCCGGGCGATGGCCGAGATTGTGGTCCGCACCTCGCTCGACCTCGAAGCGCGACTGCCCGGCGGCCCCCTCTATGCCCGCGTACTTGCCCGTGAGCTCGACTTCATCGCCGACCGCCCCGATGACTATGTCGCCCACGAGCACCTCGAGCCGACAAACACCCCGGTGTTCTTCGCCGACTTCGTCGGCCACGCTGCCGCTGCCGGGCTCCAGTACCTCGGCGACGCATGGCCCCTCCGGATGGCCCTGCCCGACCTCGCTCCCGGCATCGCCCGGGAGTTCGCATCCCTCGCACGGGGGCACATCGAGCGGGAGCAGCTCCTCGACTTCGTCCACGGCCGCACCTTCCGGGAGTCCCTGCTGTGCAGCGAGGGCATCCAGCTCGTCCGGCCTCCGCGTCCGGATGCCCTACGCGGGCTGAGTCTCCGCCTGCTCGGCGACTTCATCGGCCCCGGCGAGGAGCGGTTCGACCCTGCGTTGCCCAAGCTTGCCCACCCCGGTGGCATCCTCGCCCTGCGCGACCCCGACCTCCTTGAAGCCGTTCGCTACCTCGCCGACCGCCGCCCGGCTGCCGTCCCCGCCGAAGAGCTCGCCGCAGCGGTCGACCCGCGCCGCTTCTGGGAGCGCACAGCCCCGAAGCTGCTGAGGCTGTTCTTCCACGGCGGCCTCCAGCTCGAAGTCGAACCGGCCAGCCCGGTTTCCCGCCCTGGTCCGCGGCCCCGGGCATTCGCCATGGCCCGCCACCAGGCCGCCCGCGAAGGCACCATGCCCGTGGCCCTCACCCACGCCGTCCACGAGGTGCCGCCCCTTCCGCTCGCGCTGCTTCCCTACCTGGACGGCACCCGCGACCACGACCAGCTCGCCCGCCTCATTGTCGAAGAACTGGCACCCGCCGCACGGGATGACGCCGTTCGCGCCGCCGGCGTATCCTTCGCCACCGCAAGGGTCGCCCTTGCCGCCGCCCTCCAGTGGCTCGCCCGCCACGGCTACCTCGAAGCCTGA
- a CDS encoding transglycosylase domain-containing protein: protein MNSIVVRRRLRERRRGDGSRARPIIIALLALIGFGAVCAAAGLGALFTIYNSYAKDYVPIEQKLLEVSSVPTEIYDRGGPENGVLLATLSNPNAQLLNPVTLDQISPWMIEATVSTEDNAFWTHPGVNLRGLIRAAYENYILNDFGAGTGGSSITQQLIKNVYICPSVAEDGDNRNACVTAERTLDRKLREIAYAIELERDYTKEQILTWYLNQISYADRYIGVEAAAQGYFRKPAKELTLAEAALLAGIPQAPTAYHPRLNCVKDDRGECITDELGRAIVGGEAKARQEDVLDLMVRHGRITPEQAAAAKAEEVRVYLGSNPQRAEAFVDNQVEPRLVRMCEAGILPKLPPASDCKSSVHMAGYRVTTTLDWELTAKAMEMARGFIAAGLEAGCECHNAAIVTIEPSTGQVIVYAPNRDPSYRSDRRVAGEIDQLNEINQPGSSFKPAVYLAWFDVLNKAPMSIFWDTSPLTVEGTAIENPRRDAEKSEGLISARAALGGSQNVPAFRAAQEAGVDNVIKIAKALGITTLEQRFDPTFRSHPDVTYGASIATGGANIRAIDMAYMDATIANMGKMVGVPTLARYVKVSDLKSTALDTGANYELALEQKLQFEKGYLRIEGTRELDPVVILEVRDKDGNVIFRQGEPETRQVVDAGSVWLLHTIMSDCTARFIIWGCGGSNNDLGLDFFANGQRIPSGVKTGTQQGPASAADTLETWMTGYSRHAATAVWVGNATNELVNDRQFAAANTTVRLWKNWMGYYHEALAARGVPDIGKGFSDLQPRNVAQRDFPTPATDRNLGPDFKYCDQVVVAWVRTDVTYESQCEEKEIDSRNGLLATEQTPAEFRKVQKFVKLPAFKPELAEELAQKRNIPIAPKEKSTGLAAIAINNITTGRTISADTEVLGTVNPPNLKNWKLELGKSSTPTEWTTIGEGTTKVENGPLGTIRIADLEDGVYTLRLSTNDGKGLSLVVYINVRKSGLPFPGATPTPFGGAPNNQVTPTPTPTPP, encoded by the coding sequence ATGAACAGCATCGTTGTGCGCCGCCGCCTCCGTGAGCGCCGCCGGGGCGACGGGAGCCGCGCGCGCCCCATCATCATCGCGCTCCTCGCGCTCATCGGCTTCGGCGCTGTCTGCGCCGCGGCCGGGCTCGGCGCGCTCTTCACCATCTACAACTCCTACGCGAAAGACTACGTTCCCATCGAGCAGAAGCTGCTCGAAGTTTCATCAGTCCCAACGGAAATCTATGACCGCGGCGGCCCCGAAAACGGCGTCCTGCTGGCCACGCTTTCCAACCCAAATGCCCAGCTCCTCAACCCGGTCACGCTCGACCAGATTTCGCCCTGGATGATCGAGGCCACCGTCTCCACCGAAGACAATGCGTTCTGGACACACCCCGGAGTCAATCTCCGCGGCCTCATCCGGGCAGCCTATGAGAACTACATCCTCAACGACTTTGGCGCCGGCACGGGTGGCTCCTCCATCACCCAGCAGCTCATCAAAAACGTCTATATCTGCCCCTCGGTCGCCGAGGACGGCGACAACCGGAACGCGTGCGTGACCGCCGAACGCACCCTCGACCGTAAGCTCCGCGAAATCGCCTACGCCATCGAACTCGAACGGGACTACACGAAGGAGCAGATCCTCACCTGGTACCTCAACCAGATCAGCTACGCCGACCGCTACATCGGCGTCGAAGCTGCCGCCCAGGGCTACTTCCGCAAGCCCGCCAAAGAGCTCACCCTCGCCGAAGCCGCCCTCCTTGCCGGCATTCCGCAGGCCCCCACCGCCTACCATCCGCGGCTCAACTGCGTCAAGGACGACCGTGGCGAGTGCATCACCGACGAACTGGGGCGCGCAATCGTCGGCGGAGAAGCAAAGGCGCGCCAGGAGGACGTGCTCGACCTGATGGTCCGCCACGGCCGTATCACCCCTGAGCAGGCCGCCGCCGCGAAGGCTGAGGAGGTGCGCGTCTATCTCGGCTCCAATCCCCAGCGGGCCGAGGCCTTCGTCGATAACCAGGTCGAGCCCCGGCTCGTCCGCATGTGCGAGGCCGGCATTCTGCCCAAACTCCCGCCCGCTTCCGATTGCAAGTCCAGTGTCCACATGGCCGGCTACAGGGTCACGACGACGCTTGACTGGGAGCTCACGGCGAAGGCGATGGAAATGGCACGCGGGTTCATCGCCGCCGGTCTCGAAGCCGGCTGCGAGTGCCATAACGCCGCCATCGTCACCATCGAACCCTCGACCGGCCAGGTCATCGTCTACGCCCCGAACCGCGATCCCTCCTACCGCTCCGACCGGCGCGTCGCCGGCGAAATCGACCAGCTCAACGAAATCAACCAGCCGGGTTCGTCCTTCAAGCCCGCCGTCTATCTCGCCTGGTTCGACGTCCTGAACAAAGCCCCGATGAGCATCTTTTGGGACACCAGCCCGCTCACGGTCGAGGGCACCGCTATCGAAAACCCCCGCCGCGATGCCGAAAAGAGCGAGGGCCTCATCTCAGCACGGGCCGCCCTCGGCGGCTCACAGAACGTCCCCGCCTTCCGTGCCGCCCAGGAGGCCGGCGTCGACAATGTCATCAAAATCGCAAAAGCGCTCGGCATCACCACCCTGGAACAGCGCTTCGACCCGACCTTCCGTTCGCACCCAGATGTCACCTACGGCGCCTCCATCGCCACGGGCGGCGCGAACATCCGCGCCATCGACATGGCCTACATGGATGCCACCATCGCCAACATGGGAAAGATGGTCGGCGTCCCGACCCTCGCCCGCTACGTCAAGGTCAGCGACCTGAAGAGCACCGCCCTCGACACCGGTGCGAACTACGAACTGGCGCTCGAGCAGAAGCTGCAGTTCGAGAAGGGCTACCTCCGTATCGAGGGTACCCGCGAACTCGATCCCGTCGTCATCCTCGAAGTCCGTGACAAGGACGGCAACGTCATCTTCCGCCAGGGCGAACCCGAAACCCGCCAGGTCGTCGATGCCGGCTCCGTCTGGCTCCTTCACACCATCATGTCCGACTGCACCGCCCGCTTCATCATCTGGGGGTGCGGCGGAAGCAATAACGACCTCGGCCTCGACTTCTTCGCCAATGGCCAGCGCATCCCCTCCGGCGTCAAGACCGGTACCCAGCAGGGCCCGGCCTCTGCCGCTGATACCCTCGAAACCTGGATGACCGGCTACTCCCGCCACGCGGCCACGGCCGTCTGGGTCGGCAACGCCACGAACGAGCTCGTCAACGACCGCCAGTTTGCGGCAGCAAACACCACCGTCCGCCTCTGGAAGAACTGGATGGGCTACTACCACGAGGCCCTCGCTGCCCGCGGCGTGCCCGACATCGGCAAAGGCTTTTCCGACCTCCAGCCGCGGAACGTCGCCCAGCGCGATTTCCCGACCCCGGCCACCGACCGCAACCTGGGCCCCGACTTCAAGTATTGCGACCAGGTGGTCGTGGCCTGGGTCCGCACCGACGTTACCTACGAATCCCAGTGCGAAGAGAAGGAGATAGACAGCCGGAACGGGCTCCTCGCCACTGAACAGACACCCGCCGAGTTCCGCAAGGTGCAGAAGTTCGTCAAACTGCCTGCGTTCAAGCCCGAACTCGCCGAGGAACTCGCTCAGAAGCGCAACATCCCGATTGCACCGAAGGAAAAGAGCACCGGCCTGGCCGCCATCGCCATCAACAACATCACCACCGGCCGAACCATTTCCGCTGACACCGAGGTTCTTGGCACCGTCAATCCCCCGAACCTCAAGAACTGGAAGCTCGAGCTCGGCAAATCCTCGACCCCGACCGAGTGGACAACCATCGGGGAAGGTACGACCAAAGTGGAGAACGGCCCCCTCGGCACCATCCGCATCGCGGACCTCGAAGATGGGGTCTACACCCTCCGTCTCTCAACCAACGACGGCAAGGGCCTCTCGCTCGTCGTGTACATCAACGTTCGAAAGTCCGGGCTTCCCTTCCCCGGGGCGACGCCGACCCCCTTCGGCGGCGCTCCGAACAACCAGGTCACGCCCACGCCGACGCCCACGCCGCCCTGA
- a CDS encoding glucose-6-phosphate isomerase — translation MLPAPLESAVNARLGVLARDRIIDRIWARDHTVWQPEPAECADRLGWLTVHQQMFARLPAITALRETLRAEGATTLLLLGMGGSSLAPEVMATAFGPSPDALRFELLDSTDPRQLDALLARLDLAATVIAVSSKSGTTIETRSQFAFFRERLPDPHRYIVITDPGTPLEAEAHRLGIERLFLNPPDIGGRFSALSYFGLVPAILCGVDIPGMFGRLGPVARACQDPDPAANPGAWLGAVVTEAALAGRDKLTLFLPQQVEGLGHWIEQLVAESTGKHGRGVLPVEGERIGPPSVYGNDRLFVAYGPLDGLDELEASGHPVVRLPAIGPLDLAAEFFRWEFATAVAGHILGINPFDQPNVEEAKRLARRLLEGAAPEPVTPAPADVLASIRPGDYLAILAYLPRDRTTAGRLERARHAFRDRLRVATTVGFGPRYLHSTGQLHKGGPNTGVFLVVEDQPGVDFPVPGEPFTFAQLEAAQARGDVTALLEHGRRVARLSLAELERLAFPE, via the coding sequence ATGCTCCCGGCCCCACTGGAATCGGCCGTCAACGCCCGCCTTGGCGTACTCGCACGCGACCGCATCATCGACCGCATCTGGGCGCGCGACCACACCGTCTGGCAGCCGGAACCCGCCGAGTGCGCCGACCGGCTCGGATGGCTGACGGTCCACCAGCAGATGTTCGCCCGCCTCCCGGCCATCACCGCCCTCCGGGAAACGCTGCGGGCCGAAGGAGCCACCACCCTGCTCCTCCTCGGCATGGGCGGCTCCAGCCTCGCCCCCGAGGTCATGGCAACAGCCTTCGGACCCTCGCCCGATGCACTCCGCTTCGAGCTCCTCGATTCGACCGACCCGCGGCAGCTTGACGCGCTCCTGGCACGCCTCGACCTCGCCGCCACGGTCATCGCTGTCTCCAGCAAGTCCGGCACGACGATTGAGACCCGCAGCCAGTTCGCCTTCTTCCGGGAACGCCTCCCCGACCCGCACCGCTACATCGTCATTACCGACCCCGGCACGCCCCTCGAGGCCGAGGCCCACCGGCTCGGTATCGAACGGCTCTTCCTCAACCCGCCCGACATCGGCGGACGCTTCTCCGCGCTGTCGTATTTCGGCCTGGTCCCGGCCATCCTCTGCGGCGTCGATATCCCCGGCATGTTCGGGCGCCTCGGCCCGGTCGCCCGCGCCTGCCAGGACCCGGACCCAGCCGCGAACCCCGGCGCCTGGCTCGGGGCCGTCGTGACGGAAGCTGCGCTCGCCGGCCGCGACAAGCTCACCCTCTTCCTGCCCCAGCAGGTCGAAGGTCTCGGCCACTGGATCGAGCAGCTTGTCGCCGAGTCGACCGGCAAGCACGGCCGCGGCGTCCTCCCCGTCGAAGGCGAGCGGATCGGTCCCCCGTCGGTCTACGGCAACGACCGCCTCTTCGTCGCGTATGGCCCGCTCGATGGGCTCGACGAACTCGAAGCCTCCGGCCACCCTGTGGTCAGGCTCCCTGCCATCGGCCCCCTCGACCTTGCAGCCGAGTTCTTCCGCTGGGAGTTCGCCACCGCCGTCGCCGGGCACATCCTCGGCATCAACCCCTTCGACCAGCCGAACGTTGAGGAAGCGAAGCGGCTTGCCCGCCGGCTCCTTGAAGGCGCTGCTCCAGAACCCGTGACGCCGGCACCCGCCGACGTCCTCGCGAGCATCCGCCCCGGCGACTATCTCGCAATCCTCGCCTATCTTCCGCGCGACCGGACGACCGCGGGCCGCCTCGAGCGCGCCCGCCACGCCTTTCGCGACCGCCTCCGCGTGGCGACGACCGTCGGCTTCGGCCCCCGGTATCTCCACTCGACCGGCCAGCTCCACAAGGGCGGCCCCAACACCGGCGTGTTCCTTGTGGTCGAGGACCAGCCCGGCGTCGACTTCCCCGTGCCCGGGGAGCCCTTCACCTTCGCGCAGCTGGAAGCGGCGCAGGCCCGCGGCGATGTGACGGCACTCCTTGAGCACGGCCGCCGCGTCGCCCGGCTCTCCCTGGCCGAACTCGAGCGCCTGGCGTTCCCGGAATGA
- the gatA gene encoding Asp-tRNA(Asn)/Glu-tRNA(Gln) amidotransferase subunit GatA — MSELWRLTAHEAHEGLRRREFTSVELTESVLERVARVEPTINAYITLTAELALEQAREADAKLAAGTATPLTGIPVGVKDLIVTKGVRTTAGSKMLENFIPPYDSHVYENLRRAGAVMIGKCNMDEFAMGSSTEHSAFGPTRNPWNPELVPGGSSGGSAAAVAAGECLVALGSDTGGSIRQPAALCGQVGLDPTYGRVSRYGIIAFGSSLDQVGPIGRDVEDVATMLDCIGGHDPRDSTTNPEPMPDLRHYLGRDIRGIRIGVPKEYFISGMEPGVAARIEEALALFESLGAVVDREVSLPSTEHALAVYYLIAPSEASANLARYDGVKYGFSDRSAPTMWENMEQTRAKGFGNEVKRRIMLGTYALSAGYYDAYYLKAQKVRTIISREFAEAFQKFDVLVTPTSPTVAFRLGAKVDDPFAMYLNDIYTLPASVAGLPAISVPCGFSDGLPVGMQIIGNFFDEGRILQVAHAYEQASGYRNLLAPVD; from the coding sequence ATGAGCGAGCTGTGGAGGCTGACCGCCCACGAAGCACACGAGGGGCTGCGCCGACGGGAGTTCACGAGCGTGGAGCTCACAGAGTCGGTGCTGGAGCGGGTGGCCCGGGTCGAGCCGACCATCAACGCGTACATCACGCTCACCGCTGAGCTGGCGCTCGAGCAGGCGCGGGAAGCGGACGCAAAGCTGGCAGCGGGGACCGCCACGCCGCTCACGGGCATCCCGGTCGGGGTGAAGGACCTGATCGTCACGAAAGGGGTGCGGACGACGGCGGGTTCGAAGATGCTCGAAAACTTCATCCCGCCATATGACAGCCACGTCTACGAGAACTTACGCCGGGCCGGCGCGGTGATGATCGGCAAGTGCAACATGGACGAGTTCGCCATGGGCTCGTCGACCGAGCACTCCGCCTTCGGGCCCACGCGCAACCCCTGGAACCCGGAGCTGGTGCCGGGCGGCTCGTCCGGGGGGTCGGCAGCCGCGGTGGCGGCCGGCGAATGCCTCGTCGCGCTCGGCAGCGATACCGGCGGGTCGATTCGGCAGCCGGCGGCGCTCTGCGGACAGGTGGGGCTGGACCCAACCTACGGCCGCGTCAGTCGGTACGGGATTATCGCGTTCGGGAGTTCGCTGGACCAGGTCGGGCCTATCGGGCGGGACGTAGAGGACGTGGCGACGATGCTCGACTGCATCGGGGGCCACGACCCGCGCGACAGCACGACCAACCCGGAGCCGATGCCGGACCTCCGCCACTATCTCGGCCGGGATATCCGGGGCATCCGCATCGGGGTGCCGAAGGAGTACTTCATCAGCGGGATGGAGCCCGGGGTCGCTGCGCGGATCGAGGAGGCGCTGGCGCTCTTTGAATCGCTCGGCGCGGTTGTGGACCGGGAGGTTTCGCTGCCGAGCACCGAGCATGCCCTTGCTGTGTACTACCTCATCGCCCCGAGCGAGGCGTCGGCGAACCTGGCGCGGTACGACGGGGTGAAGTACGGGTTCAGCGACCGCTCGGCACCGACGATGTGGGAGAACATGGAGCAGACCCGCGCGAAGGGCTTCGGCAACGAGGTGAAGCGGCGGATCATGCTCGGCACCTACGCGCTCAGCGCGGGGTACTACGACGCGTACTACCTGAAGGCGCAGAAGGTCCGGACGATCATCAGCCGGGAGTTTGCAGAGGCGTTCCAGAAGTTCGACGTGCTGGTGACGCCGACGTCTCCGACCGTCGCCTTTCGGCTCGGCGCCAAGGTGGACGACCCGTTTGCGATGTACCTCAACGACATCTACACCCTTCCGGCCTCGGTAGCGGGACTGCCGGCAATCAGCGTGCCGTGCGGGTTCAGCGACGGCCTGCCGGTCGGCATGCAAATCATCGGGAATTTCTTCGATGAAGGCCGCATCCTGCAGGTGGCCCATGCATATGAGCAGGCATCGGGCTACCGGAACCTGCTGGCGCCGGTGGACTGA
- the gatC gene encoding Asp-tRNA(Asn)/Glu-tRNA(Gln) amidotransferase subunit GatC, producing MALTRDDVLHIARLARIALSDDEVERFRAQLSGILDHFAALAAVDTDGVEPTAHPLPLANVMREDVIEPSLPRDDVLANAPLTEDGYIRVRAVLE from the coding sequence ATGGCGCTCACCCGTGACGACGTGCTGCATATCGCCCGGCTCGCCCGCATCGCGCTCAGCGATGACGAGGTTGAGCGGTTCCGGGCACAGCTCTCCGGCATTCTCGACCATTTCGCGGCGCTGGCCGCGGTCGACACCGATGGAGTGGAGCCGACCGCCCACCCGTTGCCGCTGGCGAATGTGATGCGCGAGGACGTCATCGAGCCCTCCCTCCCGCGCGACGACGTGCTGGCCAACGCGCCCCTGACCGAAGATGGTTACATCCGTGTTCGGGCGGTGCTGGAATGA
- a CDS encoding restriction endonuclease, which translates to MAMTAAGAAAGALDPAGLGWLGWTAAGLGLVVALYGLARRAQRRSFSRTLESLRALPPGAFEERVAAWLRRGRWEVEVVGGPGDGGVDLLARKGSSVAAVQCKRLAGDAAVSAGVVRELYGAAVAARATLAVLVTTGRVSPAARQWAAERDGEPRLVLIDGEAAAAAARTGRLRL; encoded by the coding sequence ATGGCAATGACCGCGGCCGGCGCAGCTGCAGGCGCGCTGGACCCTGCCGGCCTCGGGTGGCTGGGGTGGACGGCTGCGGGGCTGGGATTGGTCGTGGCGCTCTACGGTCTCGCCCGCCGGGCGCAGAGGCGGTCCTTTTCCCGAACCCTGGAGAGCCTGCGGGCACTGCCACCCGGGGCGTTTGAAGAACGGGTCGCGGCCTGGCTGCGCCGTGGCCGGTGGGAGGTCGAGGTGGTTGGCGGCCCGGGCGACGGCGGTGTGGACCTCCTGGCCCGGAAGGGGTCCTCCGTAGCCGCCGTACAGTGCAAGCGGCTGGCGGGCGACGCAGCGGTGAGCGCAGGCGTGGTGCGCGAGCTCTATGGGGCAGCTGTCGCCGCGAGAGCCACCCTGGCGGTACTGGTCACGACCGGCCGGGTCTCACCGGCCGCGCGGCAGTGGGCTGCCGAGCGAGACGGCGAACCGCGGCTGGTGCTGATCGATGGCGAGGCTGCCGCAGCAGCGGCCCGGACCGGCAGGCTGCGGCTTTGA
- a CDS encoding amidase translates to MTDPASLTIAEAARAIQRRELSPTELTRACLERIERLNPRLNAFVLVTAERAQADAARAEEELQAGIYRGPLHGIPVGLKDLYDTAGIETAAGSAVLRGRIPERDAAAAAMLREAGAVLLGKTNTHEFAWGTTTNNPHTGPTRNPWDPERIPGGSSGGSGAAIAARLALGTLGTDTGGSIRIPAALCGCVGLKPTFGRVSRAGIIPMSWQFDHAGPIARTVEDAALLLRAIAGYDPDDFATVPVPVPDYRAALVPDVRGLRIGVPRDQFFGLLDPEVLVAVEEALETFRSLGAVVEDVDSGFTREQVISAWRLVNVEGRLYHAPYLEQHPEAYSEELRNILLQPLPEPLDLATAYLDSYRIKEGVRRVLQSVDLLAAPTTMRPASRIGEDPVEVEGVQLSTGAAFASLTMPFNLAGVPAISIPCGFSSEGLPIGLQLAARPFDEPTLIRAAFSYECATDWHRREPPL, encoded by the coding sequence ATGACCGACCCAGCCAGCCTGACCATCGCCGAGGCCGCCCGCGCTATCCAGCGCCGCGAACTCTCCCCCACCGAGCTCACCCGTGCCTGCCTCGAACGTATCGAGCGGCTCAATCCCCGGCTCAACGCCTTCGTCCTGGTGACAGCCGAGCGGGCCCAGGCCGACGCTGCCCGCGCGGAGGAAGAGCTGCAGGCCGGCATCTACCGCGGCCCGCTCCATGGCATCCCCGTCGGACTCAAAGACCTCTACGACACCGCCGGCATCGAAACGGCTGCCGGCTCGGCCGTCCTCCGCGGCCGTATCCCGGAACGCGATGCAGCCGCGGCCGCTATGCTGCGCGAGGCTGGCGCGGTCCTGCTCGGGAAGACCAACACCCACGAATTCGCCTGGGGCACCACCACCAACAACCCCCACACCGGCCCGACCCGCAACCCGTGGGATCCGGAACGCATACCCGGCGGCTCGAGCGGCGGCTCCGGGGCCGCCATCGCTGCCCGCCTTGCGCTCGGCACCCTTGGGACCGACACCGGCGGGAGCATCCGCATTCCTGCCGCCCTCTGCGGGTGTGTCGGGCTCAAACCGACATTCGGCCGGGTAAGCCGGGCCGGTATCATCCCCATGTCCTGGCAGTTCGACCACGCCGGTCCCATCGCCCGCACGGTGGAAGACGCCGCTCTCCTCCTCCGGGCGATCGCCGGCTACGACCCCGACGACTTCGCCACCGTGCCCGTGCCGGTGCCCGACTACCGCGCGGCGCTCGTTCCCGACGTCCGCGGCCTGCGGATCGGCGTCCCGCGCGACCAGTTCTTCGGCCTGCTCGACCCCGAAGTCCTGGTCGCCGTCGAAGAGGCCCTGGAAACCTTCCGCTCGCTCGGCGCCGTCGTTGAGGACGTCGACTCCGGCTTCACCCGCGAGCAGGTCATCTCTGCCTGGCGCCTGGTGAACGTCGAAGGCCGCCTCTACCACGCGCCATATCTCGAACAGCATCCGGAGGCATACAGCGAAGAGCTCCGGAACATCCTCCTTCAGCCGCTGCCGGAGCCCCTCGACCTTGCGACCGCCTACCTCGACAGCTACCGCATCAAAGAAGGGGTGCGGCGCGTGCTCCAGTCGGTCGACCTCCTCGCCGCGCCGACGACCATGCGCCCGGCCTCACGCATCGGCGAGGACCCGGTCGAGGTGGAGGGCGTCCAGCTCAGCACCGGCGCGGCCTTCGCCTCCCTGACGATGCCGTTCAACCTCGCAGGCGTGCCCGCCATCAGCATCCCCTGCGGCTTCTCCAGCGAAGGCCTTCCCATCGGCCTCCAGCTCGCCGCCCGCCCGTTCGACGAACCCACGCTTATCCGGGCCGCATTTTCCTACGAGTGCGCCACCGACTGGCATCGCCGGGAGCCGCCCCTCTAG